In Sphingomonas psychrotolerans, the following proteins share a genomic window:
- a CDS encoding recombinase family protein, whose translation MGRTFAYCRVSTADQTTDNQVREIESAGFAVDPKRIVAETISGSVAAMERKGFSKLVDRLEANDVLIVTKLDRLGRNAMDVRATVERLATNGVRVHCLALGGVDLTSAAGKMTMGVIAAVAEFERDLLIERTQAGLSRAKAEGKALGRPQALTKEQQQAVLAARSNGLSLGSLAKQYGVSRAAIQRVEKRMT comes from the coding sequence GTGGGTAGAACCTTCGCCTATTGCCGGGTCAGCACCGCCGACCAAACTACAGATAATCAGGTGCGCGAGATTGAGAGCGCGGGGTTCGCAGTCGATCCGAAGCGCATCGTGGCAGAAACGATATCAGGCTCCGTGGCTGCGATGGAGCGCAAGGGCTTCTCCAAGCTCGTTGATCGCCTTGAGGCGAATGATGTGCTGATCGTTACCAAGCTAGACCGCCTCGGGCGCAACGCAATGGACGTGCGAGCTACCGTTGAGCGCTTGGCCACAAATGGGGTGCGAGTTCATTGCCTAGCTCTTGGCGGGGTCGATCTAACCAGCGCGGCGGGCAAGATGACTATGGGCGTCATTGCCGCCGTGGCGGAGTTCGAACGTGACCTTCTCATCGAACGAACCCAAGCGGGGCTTAGCCGAGCTAAGGCGGAAGGTAAGGCGCTAGGCCGGCCGCAAGCGCTGACCAAGGAGCAGCAGCAAGCCGTTCTCGCAGCACGTTCCAACGGACTATCCCTAGGAAGCTTAGCGAAGCAGTACGGCGTCTCAAGAGCCGCAATACAACGCGTCGAGAAGAGGATGACCTAG
- a CDS encoding nucleotide-binding domain-containing protein, whose product MGIGEVFKEFIGNLAVDNAQSISDRYGEITSALNKAFRDTESKTANTLQVGSYGRWTAIHGISDLDMLYIMPKGQWATYDKEGGQAKLLSDAAAAIKGRYPKTDIGVDRLIVRVRYSNFHVEAQPVFQMEDGSFKYPDTYRGGHWKITKPLEEMAAMSEFDQQKNKNLRRLCKMARAWKNKHGVGMGGLLIDTLAHKFIQSTAQYDDKSYLYYDLMSRDFFQYLSNLPKQEYFMALGSGQRVKVKANFRKKAAKAYDLCLKAIAAEGTDKQNDKWKAVFGRPFPSQVKVAKAALSEARFRHTEEFVENSLRVDVRYNITIDCDITQDGFRPASLRDMLTRGVFLQPRKRLHFSVTTTDVPGQFGLFWKVLNRGPEAEKRDMIRGQIVADKGHREIVEYTTFKGDHVVECYAVQYGVVVATDRIHVPISSNSDDDDG is encoded by the coding sequence TTGGGCATCGGCGAGGTTTTCAAAGAATTCATCGGCAACCTTGCGGTCGACAATGCGCAATCCATTTCCGACCGATATGGTGAAATTACCTCTGCGCTCAACAAGGCGTTTCGCGACACCGAGTCTAAAACAGCTAATACGCTGCAAGTCGGATCGTATGGACGCTGGACCGCGATTCACGGCATTTCTGATTTGGATATGCTTTACATTATGCCCAAGGGGCAGTGGGCGACTTACGATAAGGAGGGGGGGCAAGCAAAGCTGCTTTCCGACGCCGCCGCCGCGATCAAGGGACGTTATCCCAAAACCGACATTGGGGTGGACAGGTTGATTGTTCGGGTGCGCTACTCAAACTTTCACGTCGAGGCTCAGCCAGTCTTCCAAATGGAAGACGGAAGTTTCAAGTACCCAGATACCTACCGGGGCGGACATTGGAAAATAACCAAGCCTTTGGAAGAAATGGCTGCTATGTCGGAATTCGATCAGCAGAAGAATAAAAACCTACGCCGACTCTGTAAGATGGCGAGGGCTTGGAAAAACAAGCATGGAGTCGGAATGGGTGGGTTGTTGATCGACACACTGGCACATAAATTCATACAATCGACGGCGCAGTATGACGATAAGAGCTACTTGTACTATGATTTGATGAGTAGGGACTTCTTCCAATATTTATCTAATCTTCCTAAGCAAGAGTATTTCATGGCCCTAGGTAGCGGGCAGCGCGTCAAAGTTAAAGCGAACTTCCGCAAGAAGGCTGCAAAGGCATATGATCTATGCCTTAAGGCGATAGCGGCTGAGGGCACCGATAAACAAAATGATAAATGGAAGGCAGTTTTCGGCCGACCGTTCCCGTCTCAAGTTAAAGTTGCGAAGGCGGCACTATCCGAGGCTAGGTTCCGACACACGGAAGAGTTTGTAGAAAATTCTTTGAGAGTTGATGTTAGGTATAACATAACTATCGATTGTGATATTACGCAAGACGGCTTTAGACCGGCATCGTTGCGGGATATGCTTACAAGGGGAGTATTCTTACAGCCTAGGAAGCGTCTGCATTTTTCCGTAACAACAACCGACGTGCCGGGGCAATTTGGGCTGTTTTGGAAGGTTCTCAATCGCGGGCCTGAGGCGGAGAAACGTGACATGATCCGGGGACAGATTGTCGCGGATAAGGGTCACAGAGAAATTGTTGAGTACACCACGTTCAAGGGGGATCATGTAGTAGAATGCTACGCGGTGCAGTACGGAGTCGTTGTCGCGACTGACAGAATTCATGTTCCAATTAGTTCAAATTCGGATGATGACGATGGATAA
- a CDS encoding SLATT domain-containing protein encodes MMTMDKSALLKCLAETGYNVGFGAKKHFATYDIVGKVPGLIGFLSLSVGTLALVFDELSKKLPSALMVILGVVALYIAFYDHSREKYNEVGVKLTKIYNELRKLYRDVQSGNAGAFVNEEAELHRLENEYYSLSITKQIMFSDWYAHYKFFWQHQIDWIEEQKKFSFWRDKMPLTGTVVLVMIVLGSVGWGVWLLWR; translated from the coding sequence ATGATGACGATGGATAAGTCTGCTCTTTTAAAGTGCTTAGCCGAAACGGGATATAATGTCGGGTTTGGCGCTAAGAAGCATTTCGCGACTTATGATATTGTTGGCAAGGTTCCCGGTCTTATTGGCTTCCTATCGTTGTCGGTTGGTACACTTGCCTTAGTGTTTGATGAGTTATCAAAAAAGCTACCGTCAGCTTTGATGGTTATACTTGGAGTGGTGGCGCTCTACATCGCCTTTTACGACCATTCTCGCGAAAAATACAACGAAGTAGGTGTTAAGCTAACTAAGATATATAACGAGTTACGAAAATTGTATCGTGACGTTCAATCTGGCAATGCGGGCGCTTTTGTCAATGAAGAGGCTGAATTGCATAGGCTAGAGAATGAATACTATAGCCTATCCATAACTAAACAGATTATGTTTAGTGACTGGTATGCTCACTATAAGTTCTTTTGGCAACATCAAATTGACTGGATTGAAGAGCAAAAGAAGTTCAGTTTCTGGCGAGATAAGATGCCTCTTACTGGCACCGTTGTGCTCGTTATGATCGTTTTAGGCTCCGTCGGGTGGGGCGTTTGGCTACTGTGGCGTTGA
- the bla gene encoding subclass B3 metallo-beta-lactamase, with protein sequence MKPGRVALAATLFALSPATAQEADDPLLRPIAPESAAKWLGPQAPIRVFGNFHLVGFEGLNVGLIDTGAGLILIDGAVPQGVRAIEANIRKLGFRVEDVKYILSTEPHYDHAGGIAALARDSGATVVAGAAAAAVLRGGTDPLDAQARWLTPFPAVSRLRTVRDGERIRLGAVTVTARATPGHTRGSTSWTWRSCEGRQCRTIVFAASFNPAAPQDYRFSDPGHAWLVASFRRTFAIMRRMPCDILISAHPSQSGGDEKRRRFDQGAKPNPFIDPGACRTYAGDFAAALDERLEQERAPLAK encoded by the coding sequence ATGAAGCCAGGTCGCGTCGCGCTCGCCGCCACTCTGTTCGCATTGTCACCGGCAACGGCCCAGGAGGCCGACGACCCGCTGCTCCGCCCGATCGCCCCGGAAAGCGCGGCGAAATGGCTGGGGCCGCAGGCACCGATCCGCGTGTTCGGCAATTTCCATCTCGTCGGCTTCGAAGGCCTCAATGTCGGGCTGATCGATACCGGCGCGGGGCTGATCCTGATCGACGGCGCCGTCCCGCAAGGGGTGCGGGCGATCGAGGCGAATATCCGCAAGCTCGGCTTTCGCGTGGAGGATGTGAAGTACATCCTCAGCACCGAGCCGCATTATGATCACGCCGGCGGCATCGCCGCCCTCGCGCGCGACAGCGGCGCGACGGTGGTGGCGGGCGCGGCCGCGGCCGCGGTGTTGCGCGGCGGCACCGATCCCCTCGACGCGCAGGCGCGCTGGCTGACACCCTTCCCCGCCGTCTCGCGGCTGCGGACCGTGCGCGACGGCGAGCGGATCCGGCTGGGCGCGGTGACGGTCACTGCGCGCGCCACGCCGGGGCACACCCGCGGGAGCACGAGCTGGACCTGGCGAAGCTGCGAAGGGCGCCAATGCCGCACGATCGTCTTCGCCGCGAGCTTCAACCCAGCGGCGCCGCAGGACTATCGCTTTTCCGATCCTGGCCATGCGTGGCTGGTCGCGTCGTTTCGCCGGACCTTCGCCATCATGCGCCGCATGCCCTGCGACATCCTGATCAGCGCCCATCCGAGCCAGTCGGGCGGCGACGAAAAGCGCCGGCGCTTCGACCAAGGGGCCAAGCCCAATCCGTTCATCGATCCGGGCGCCTGCCGCACTTATGCGGGCGATTTCGCGGCGGCGCTCGACGAACGGCTGGAGCAAGAGCGCGCGCCGCTGGCGAAATGA
- a CDS encoding DMT family transporter gives MLWAGATIAAAAFQVGRNALQRGMMSRTGPWGATLVRFLFGLPFSLVFVAVAFAFTPDVAPRFGAAFWWPALTGALAQVLATAALLLAMHYAGFAIGTALQQSSVPLAAIAGLLVFSDNLSPLGWSGVALTTLGLAILVWPRRTGGEEKPVLGVALGVASGLLFGFALNAFRHAGLRLEPHHPFFAAVASVAIVQAVQAGVLILYLLWRDRPALVAVITGWRESLGAGLFGALASSGWFFALNLAPAAAVRALGVIEMPIAALAGHRLFREGLTLRQMLGVLIVTIGVALTAGL, from the coding sequence ATGCTCTGGGCAGGCGCGACGATCGCGGCGGCGGCGTTTCAGGTCGGCCGCAACGCGCTCCAGCGCGGAATGATGTCGCGTACCGGACCCTGGGGCGCGACCTTGGTCCGCTTTCTGTTCGGGCTGCCGTTCTCGTTGGTCTTCGTGGCGGTCGCCTTCGCCTTCACGCCGGACGTCGCGCCCCGCTTCGGCGCCGCCTTCTGGTGGCCGGCGCTCACCGGGGCGCTGGCGCAAGTGCTGGCGACCGCGGCTCTGCTTCTCGCGATGCATTATGCCGGCTTCGCGATCGGGACGGCGCTGCAGCAGAGTTCGGTGCCGCTCGCCGCGATCGCGGGGCTGCTCGTGTTCAGCGACAATCTCTCCCCGCTCGGCTGGTCCGGAGTGGCGCTCACCACGCTGGGGCTCGCGATCCTCGTATGGCCGCGCCGGACCGGGGGCGAGGAGAAGCCGGTGCTGGGCGTCGCGCTCGGGGTCGCATCGGGGCTGCTGTTCGGGTTCGCGCTCAATGCGTTTCGCCACGCCGGGCTGCGGCTCGAGCCGCACCACCCCTTCTTCGCAGCAGTGGCGAGCGTCGCGATCGTCCAGGCGGTGCAGGCCGGCGTGCTGATCCTCTATCTGCTCTGGCGCGATCGTCCCGCACTCGTCGCGGTGATCACCGGCTGGCGCGAATCGCTGGGAGCGGGGCTGTTCGGCGCGCTGGCTTCCTCTGGCTGGTTTTTCGCGCTCAATCTCGCTCCGGCGGCGGCGGTCCGCGCGCTGGGCGTGATCGAGATGCCGATCGCCGCGCTCGCCGGTCACCGCTTGTTCCGCGAGGGCCTCACTCTTCGCCAGATGCTCGGCGTACTGATCGTGACGATCGGGGTGGCGCTCACCGCGGGGTTGTGA
- a CDS encoding TonB-dependent receptor domain-containing protein has protein sequence MKNQLAFASLLAITTCLVAPAAFAQAADGSPQTASPPPAAQAPSETPQDAEQAPEREVEISAPGAGGEEYGDIVVIGRNIPNVVRSTPQVVSVLSAEDIARTGEGDIAGALQRVTGLSVVGAGYVYVRGLGDRYSLSLLNGLPLPSPEPLRRVVPLDIFPTSVIGSSLVQKTFSTNYPGEFGGGVINLTTKAIPEKSFISMGASVGFDLETTSELGYTYDGGKHDWLGYDSGTRKTPGFVLQAGADRATIPTSQAVNLTNAETTVLFENYHIPPNFSGEMSLGASTDMGGVRLGVIAGGGINNTWRTRDAVSGVRSIPSTTFRRVTTDHRALVNGLLGFGAEFGEHRIRFTNLYIHDTLKQGRLGAGTAENFESPIDGKAPVMEQNTNWFERQLFTSQVVGEFDFGALDVDVRGAYANTKRKSPYERAFRYLYDAGIGDYRNTLNGGSYATVAFSDLNENLWAGGIDFAYDLNLGRPFSLQAGYAYQDTDRSSYRYTFDYVMPGGSALPDPYSQMRPDFLLSDYTLQTNGIVLRPSTTSQGARAYDAELTTHAGYAQIEGEIADGMRVTAGVRYETADQTVVPTDNLPATVLSNDYWLPAATLTWNFAPDMQWRLNASKTIARPQFRELAPQQYLDYDSDRVFYGNPFLVDSKLTNIEARYEWFFGKDQRITAAGFFKKIEDPIETVSFQVAGSNSTQINFANAPEAQLYGGEIELQKYVPLDFINNDLFTNRRLVLIANYTYTHSEVFAGNELIRDPINPGSVTRPANQIFVSGQPLVGQSDHLVNLQLGIEDTTKLSQLTFLFNYASDRIVARGLLSGGGLPPIVERPGVRLDFVLRQGFNVLGGEWELKLEGRNLTGTRFVEFQDYGGTTGIADTNSFDQGRIFSIGLSTKF, from the coding sequence ATGAAGAACCAGCTCGCCTTCGCCAGCCTTTTGGCCATCACGACCTGCCTCGTTGCGCCGGCCGCGTTCGCGCAGGCGGCTGACGGCTCGCCCCAGACTGCCAGCCCGCCGCCGGCGGCACAGGCGCCTTCCGAGACCCCGCAGGATGCGGAGCAGGCGCCGGAGCGGGAAGTCGAGATCTCCGCACCGGGCGCCGGCGGCGAAGAATATGGCGACATCGTCGTCATCGGCCGCAACATTCCCAATGTCGTGCGCAGCACGCCGCAGGTGGTGTCGGTGCTTTCCGCCGAAGACATTGCGCGGACCGGTGAAGGCGATATCGCCGGCGCGCTCCAGCGCGTCACCGGGCTCAGCGTCGTCGGCGCCGGCTATGTCTATGTCCGCGGCCTCGGCGACCGTTACTCGCTGTCGCTGCTCAACGGCCTGCCGCTGCCGAGCCCCGAGCCGCTGCGTCGCGTGGTGCCGCTCGACATCTTCCCGACCAGCGTGATCGGGTCGTCGCTGGTCCAGAAGACCTTCTCGACCAATTATCCCGGCGAGTTCGGCGGCGGCGTGATCAATCTCACCACCAAGGCGATCCCGGAAAAGTCGTTCATCTCGATGGGCGCTTCGGTCGGCTTCGACCTCGAGACGACCAGTGAGCTCGGCTACACCTATGACGGCGGCAAGCACGACTGGCTGGGCTATGACAGCGGAACGCGCAAGACGCCCGGCTTCGTCCTCCAGGCCGGTGCCGATCGCGCGACGATCCCGACCAGCCAGGCAGTCAATCTGACCAACGCAGAGACGACCGTCCTCTTCGAGAACTATCACATCCCGCCCAATTTCTCCGGCGAGATGAGCCTCGGCGCGTCGACCGATATGGGCGGCGTCCGGCTCGGGGTGATCGCGGGCGGCGGGATCAATAACACCTGGCGCACTCGCGACGCGGTCTCCGGGGTGCGCAGCATTCCCAGCACGACCTTCCGCCGGGTCACCACCGATCACCGCGCGCTGGTGAACGGCCTGCTCGGCTTCGGCGCCGAGTTCGGCGAGCACCGCATCCGTTTCACCAATCTCTATATCCACGACACGCTCAAGCAGGGCCGCCTCGGCGCGGGCACTGCCGAGAATTTCGAATCGCCGATCGACGGCAAGGCGCCGGTGATGGAGCAGAACACCAACTGGTTCGAGCGGCAGCTGTTCACCAGCCAGGTCGTCGGCGAGTTCGATTTCGGCGCGCTCGATGTCGACGTGCGCGGCGCCTATGCCAATACCAAGCGCAAATCGCCTTATGAGCGCGCGTTCCGTTATCTCTACGACGCCGGGATCGGCGATTATCGCAACACTCTCAACGGCGGCTCCTACGCCACTGTGGCGTTCAGCGACCTGAACGAGAATCTGTGGGCCGGCGGCATCGACTTCGCTTATGACCTGAACCTCGGGCGGCCATTCAGCCTGCAGGCGGGCTATGCCTATCAGGATACCGATCGCTCCTCCTACCGCTATACCTTCGATTATGTGATGCCGGGCGGCAGCGCGCTGCCGGATCCCTATTCGCAGATGCGCCCCGATTTCCTGCTGTCGGACTATACGCTTCAGACCAACGGCATCGTGCTGCGGCCGTCGACGACCAGCCAGGGCGCACGCGCTTATGATGCCGAACTGACCACCCATGCCGGCTATGCCCAGATCGAAGGCGAGATCGCCGACGGGATGCGAGTGACCGCCGGCGTGCGCTACGAGACCGCCGACCAGACGGTGGTGCCGACCGACAATCTGCCCGCGACCGTGCTCAGCAACGATTACTGGCTGCCTGCGGCAACGCTGACGTGGAACTTCGCGCCCGATATGCAGTGGCGCCTCAACGCATCGAAGACGATCGCCCGGCCCCAGTTCCGCGAACTCGCGCCGCAGCAATATCTCGATTATGATTCGGACCGCGTCTTCTACGGCAACCCGTTCCTCGTCGACAGCAAGCTGACCAACATCGAGGCGCGCTACGAGTGGTTCTTCGGCAAGGATCAGCGGATCACCGCGGCGGGCTTCTTCAAGAAGATCGAAGATCCGATCGAGACGGTGAGCTTCCAGGTCGCCGGCAGCAACAGCACCCAGATCAACTTCGCAAATGCGCCCGAGGCGCAGCTTTACGGCGGCGAGATCGAGCTGCAGAAATATGTGCCGCTCGATTTCATCAACAACGACCTGTTCACGAATCGCCGGCTCGTGCTGATCGCCAACTACACCTACACGCATTCGGAAGTGTTCGCGGGCAACGAGCTGATCCGCGATCCGATCAACCCGGGGTCGGTGACGCGCCCGGCCAATCAGATATTCGTCTCGGGCCAGCCGCTGGTCGGCCAGTCGGACCATCTGGTGAACCTGCAGCTCGGCATCGAGGACACCACCAAGCTCTCGCAGCTGACCTTCCTGTTCAATTATGCCAGCGACCGCATCGTCGCGCGCGGCTTGCTCTCGGGCGGGGGCTTGCCGCCGATCGTCGAGCGGCCTGGCGTCCGCCTCGATTTCGTGCTGCGGCAGGGCTTCAACGTGCTCGGCGGCGAGTGGGAACTCAAGCTCGAGGGGCGCAACCTCACCGGCACCCGCTTCGTCGAGTTCCAGGATTATGGCGGCACCACCGGGATCGCCGACACCAACAGCTTCGATCAGGGCCGCATCTTCTCGATCGGCCTCAGCACCAAATTCTGA
- a CDS encoding prolyl hydroxylase family protein, with protein MQTLAPQATPPNFGGGHPSEPVIEHLLRQTGVQRVPNPKVAMFIGKKFLEPELCQLLMLQIDSRRRPSTIADANGDYAFRTSETCDLDPEDALAVELKRRIIALTGLDPARAEPMQGQRYDVGQEFKAHTDYFEPTGADYDKYCSVSGQRTWTVMLYLNQVEAGGVTRFKAIDKMVEPEVGKVLAWNNLRANGTPNPSTIHHAMKVRAGTKYVITQWFRERPWGW; from the coding sequence ATGCAGACCCTCGCCCCGCAAGCCACGCCCCCCAATTTCGGTGGCGGCCATCCTTCCGAGCCCGTGATCGAGCACCTCCTGCGCCAGACCGGCGTCCAGCGCGTGCCCAATCCCAAGGTGGCGATGTTCATCGGCAAGAAGTTCCTCGAGCCCGAGCTCTGCCAGTTGCTGATGCTCCAGATCGACTCGCGGCGTCGCCCCTCGACGATTGCCGATGCCAATGGCGACTATGCCTTCCGCACCAGCGAGACCTGCGATCTCGATCCCGAGGACGCGCTGGCAGTGGAATTGAAACGCCGGATCATCGCGCTGACCGGGCTCGACCCGGCGCGTGCCGAGCCGATGCAGGGCCAGCGCTACGATGTAGGCCAGGAGTTCAAGGCGCACACCGATTATTTCGAGCCGACCGGGGCCGATTACGACAAATATTGCAGCGTCTCGGGACAGCGGACGTGGACGGTGATGCTCTATCTCAACCAGGTCGAGGCCGGCGGGGTGACGCGCTTCAAGGCGATCGACAAGATGGTCGAGCCCGAAGTCGGCAAGGTGCTCGCCTGGAACAATCTGCGCGCCAACGGCACGCCCAATCCCTCGACCATCCACCACGCGATGAAGGTGCGCGCCGGCACCAAATACGTGATCACCCAGTGGTTCCGCGAGCGTCCCTGGGGCTGGTGA
- a CDS encoding ATPase, T2SS/T4P/T4SS family, translating to MAVDTQLEAEVPLDALGVPARLGAALEQAAGRLTGLIALAGPGAAETAAALHRRYGIALGGVIADRIAANLLIEAADRGLVLAWFDSGDAVGTILNLRRLANDRFALAAALRLVIAQRLAPGLCRACREPIQAFGSRAALLGLDPGAILWSAPGCEQCGGSGEGSPVRIFEGFEVDAAMRRLIYDGADAPLLARHAFLSAANFASAARALAREGVIAPEAAVGASRNDLALRESPR from the coding sequence ATGGCCGTCGACACGCAGCTCGAAGCCGAAGTGCCGCTGGACGCGCTGGGCGTGCCGGCGCGGCTGGGCGCGGCGCTCGAGCAGGCCGCGGGACGGCTCACCGGGCTGATCGCGCTCGCCGGGCCGGGCGCGGCGGAGACCGCGGCCGCGTTGCATCGGCGCTACGGCATCGCATTGGGCGGCGTGATCGCCGACCGGATCGCCGCCAATCTGCTGATCGAGGCGGCCGATCGCGGGCTGGTGCTCGCCTGGTTCGACAGCGGCGATGCGGTCGGCACCATCCTCAACCTGCGGCGGCTGGCCAACGACCGGTTCGCGCTGGCCGCGGCACTGCGGCTGGTGATCGCGCAGCGGCTCGCGCCGGGGCTGTGCCGCGCGTGCCGCGAGCCGATCCAGGCGTTCGGTTCGCGCGCCGCTCTGCTCGGGCTCGATCCGGGTGCGATCCTGTGGTCGGCGCCCGGCTGCGAGCAGTGCGGCGGGAGCGGGGAAGGCAGCCCGGTGCGGATCTTCGAGGGTTTCGAAGTGGATGCGGCGATGCGCCGGCTGATCTACGACGGCGCGGACGCCCCGTTGCTGGCGCGTCACGCGTTTCTGTCGGCGGCGAATTTCGCCTCGGCGGCCCGCGCTTTGGCCCGCGAGGGCGTGATTGCGCCCGAGGCGGCGGTCGGCGCATCGCGCAATGATCTTGCGCTTCGCGAAAGCCCCCGCTAA
- a CDS encoding Glu/Leu/Phe/Val family dehydrogenase, producing MKTDWGFPDFDQHEGVHLFTDHASGLSAIIAIHSTALGPAAGGVRFWHYANSDAAITDALRLSRGMSYKNAMANLPMGGGKGVILAAEPGATVTTAQLEAFGRAVESLQGKYVTAEDVGMSEARMKIVATRTKHVSGLPVAAGSAGGDPGPVTARGVYLGVKAAAKRGLGADSMAGVRVAIQGVGSVGGGLARLLAQDNAKLVLADVNAERAKALAAELGAEAVDAGDILTLDTDLFSPNALGAILTEQSIPAIKAKVIAGGANNQLATRADGARLHDRGILYAPDYVINAGGIINVGLEYLGQGNMAEVQARVDKIPERLTEVWDESDRTGDPESEVADRIAQRLIGRG from the coding sequence TTGAAAACCGACTGGGGCTTCCCCGATTTCGACCAACATGAGGGCGTTCACCTCTTCACCGACCATGCCAGCGGGCTGAGCGCGATTATCGCGATCCACTCGACTGCATTGGGGCCGGCAGCGGGCGGCGTGCGCTTCTGGCATTATGCCAATTCGGACGCGGCGATCACCGACGCGCTGCGGCTGTCGCGGGGGATGAGCTACAAGAACGCGATGGCCAACCTGCCGATGGGCGGGGGCAAGGGCGTGATCCTCGCCGCCGAGCCCGGCGCGACAGTGACGACTGCCCAGCTCGAGGCCTTCGGCCGCGCAGTCGAATCGCTCCAGGGCAAATATGTCACCGCCGAGGATGTCGGCATGTCCGAGGCGCGGATGAAAATCGTCGCGACCCGGACGAAGCACGTCTCGGGCCTGCCGGTCGCGGCGGGCAGCGCGGGCGGCGATCCCGGCCCGGTGACCGCGCGCGGTGTCTATCTGGGCGTCAAGGCGGCGGCGAAGCGCGGGCTCGGGGCCGATTCGATGGCCGGCGTGCGCGTCGCGATCCAGGGCGTCGGCTCGGTCGGCGGCGGGCTTGCCCGGCTGCTGGCTCAGGACAATGCGAAATTGGTGCTCGCCGACGTCAATGCCGAGCGAGCAAAGGCGCTGGCCGCCGAGCTGGGCGCCGAGGCTGTCGACGCCGGGGATATCCTGACGCTCGATACCGACCTGTTCAGCCCCAACGCGCTGGGCGCGATCCTGACCGAACAATCGATCCCGGCGATCAAGGCGAAGGTGATCGCGGGCGGCGCGAACAACCAGCTTGCGACGCGGGCCGACGGTGCGCGGCTGCACGATCGCGGCATCCTGTACGCGCCCGATTACGTGATCAACGCGGGCGGGATCATCAATGTCGGGCTCGAATATCTCGGGCAGGGCAATATGGCCGAGGTCCAGGCGCGGGTGGACAAGATCCCCGAGCGGCTGACCGAAGTGTGGGACGAGAGCGACCGCACCGGCGATCCTGAGAGCGAAGTCGCCGACCGAATCGCGCAGCGGCTGATCGGGCGCGGGTGA
- a CDS encoding carboxymuconolactone decarboxylase family protein, whose translation MTQRLDPFAAAPVQMQAWLDMSLKIAPAIEHSLLELVKIRASQINGCANCINMHTADARKAGETEQRIYLLSAWHDAPVFSARERAALAWTDALTLISTARAPREVYDALAAEFTPEEQVQLTLMINVINGWNRLAVGCGLFYEGKPATARAA comes from the coding sequence ATGACTCAACGCCTCGATCCGTTCGCCGCCGCGCCTGTCCAGATGCAGGCATGGCTCGACATGTCGCTCAAGATCGCGCCGGCGATCGAGCATAGCCTGCTCGAACTGGTCAAGATCCGCGCCTCGCAGATCAACGGCTGCGCCAATTGCATCAACATGCACACCGCCGATGCGCGCAAGGCGGGCGAGACCGAGCAGCGCATCTATCTGCTGAGCGCATGGCACGACGCGCCGGTCTTTTCGGCGCGCGAGCGTGCGGCGCTGGCATGGACCGATGCACTGACTCTGATATCGACGGCGCGGGCGCCGCGCGAAGTGTACGATGCGCTCGCCGCGGAATTCACGCCGGAGGAACAGGTGCAGCTGACCCTGATGATCAACGTGATCAACGGATGGAACCGCCTCGCGGTCGGTTGCGGGCTGTTCTACGAGGGCAAGCCGGCCACGGCGCGGGCCGCGTGA